Proteins encoded by one window of Emys orbicularis isolate rEmyOrb1 chromosome 15, rEmyOrb1.hap1, whole genome shotgun sequence:
- the LOC135889447 gene encoding hydroperoxide isomerase ALOXE3-like: MATYTVWVTTGQGLAASTCSAISITLVGAHGETPKHRLDHEGKDFAPRAVDEYQVPSAQCLRPIVLIRLHKEPYSFFPSDSWLCNCVQVTSPEGDTYRFPCYQWIEGYRTVELREGADSQVICINRNRSLLTSIQILNCYHFQAKTAAEDAQHPLLLQHRQEELKARQEAYRWKVYNPQWPRCLDVASVDELDFNYKYSQTKTTIFMLRAIKTELELKLKGFSLCTGSWEKLEDIRKIFWCNKNLTSEYVSEHWQEDSFFGYQFLNGVNPVVIRKCTVLPENFPLTEEMVVGSLGEGTTLRDELKKGNIFLTDYKILEGIPTIQLNGEQQYLAVPLCLLHLTPGGQVVPLAIQLSQHPGPNSPIFLPSDPEWDWTLAKIWVRLANFHVHEVNTHLLEAHFLCEVYCMATLRQLPMCHPVYKLLIPHTSYTLHINTLVRTNLIQPGGLFDKMRGRDGMLKLLAKSVENVSYEVLCLPDDLEARGVSSLPNYYYRNDGMRIWMAVER, encoded by the exons ATGGCCACCTACACTGTCTGGGTGACCACCGGGCAGGGCCTGGCAGCCAGCACCTGCAGCGCTATCTCCATCACCCTGGTGGGAGCTCACGGAGAGACCCCCAAGCACCGGCTGGATCACGAAGGCAAGGACTTCGCTCCCAGAGCT GTGGACGAATACCAGGTGCCCAGTGCACAATGCCTGAGGCCGATCGTGCTGATCCGACTGCACAAGGAGCCCTATTCCTTCTTCCCCTCGGACAGCTGGCTCTGCAACTGCGTCCAGGTGACGTCACCCGAGGGGGACACCTACCGCTTCCCCTGCTACCAATGGATCGAGGGGTACCGCACTGTGGAGCTGCGAGAAGGGGCAGATAG ccaggtaatttgcatcaacagaAACAGGAGCCTGCTCACCAGTATTCAGATCCTTAACTGCTACCACTTCCAAG ccAAAACCGCGGCTGAGGACGCCCAGCacccgctgctgctgcagcaccgGCAAGAGGAGCTGAAGGCGCGGCAGGAAGCCTATCG CTGGAAGGTATACAACCCCCAGTGGCCAAGGTGCCTGGACGTGGCGAGCGTGGACGAGCTGGACTTCAACTACAAGTACAGCCAGACCAAGACCACCATCTTCATGCTGCGTGCCATTAAAAC ggagctggagctgaAGCTGAAGGGTTTCTCCTTATGCACGGGCTCCTGGGAGAAGCTGGAAGACATCCGGAAGATATTCTGGTGTAACAAGAACCTCACTTCAG AGTACGTCTCCGAGCACTGGCAGGAAGATTCGTTCTTCGGGTACCAGTTCCTGAACGGGGTCAACCCGGTGGTGATCCGGAAATGCACGGTGCTCCCGGAGAACTTCCCCTTGACGGAGGAGATGGTGGTCGGCTCCCTGGGGGAGGGCACCACCCTGCGGGACGAGCTCAAG AAAGGGAACATCTTCCTGACGGATTACAAGATCCTGGAGGGGATCCCCACCATCCAGCTGAACGGGGAACAACAGTACCTGGCCGTGCCTCTCTGCCTGCTGCATCTGACACCTGGCGGGCAGGTCGTGCCCTTGGCCATCCAG CTCAGCCAGCACCCGGGCCCCAACAGCCCCATCTTCCTGCCCAGTGACCCCGAGTGGGACTGGACCCTGGCCAAGATCTGGGTGCGCCTGGCCAACTTCCATGTCCATGAGGTCAACACCCACCTGCTGGAGGCGCATTTCCTCTGCGAGGTCTATTGCATGGCCACACTGCGCCAGCTGCCCATGTGCCATCCTGTCTACAAG ctcctgatcccccacactaGCTACACCCTGCACATCAACACCCTGGTCAGGACCAACCTCATCCAGCCAGGAGGGCTCTTCGACAAGATGAGAG GTCGGGACGGGATGCTGAAGCTGCTGGCCAAGAGTGTGGAGAATGTGAGCTACGAGGTGCTCTGTCTGCCGGACGACCTGGAAGCTCGTGGTGTCAGTTCGCTCCCCAATTACTACTACCGGAATGATGGCATGAGGATCTGGATGGCGGTGGAGAGGTGA